TACGAGGGTATGAGCGCCCTCGTATACGCGGCGGAGAAGCGGAACTAGCTCTTCTTGGTGCACTCCCACTGGAGCGGGCCGCCCATCCAGACGCAGCAGCACTCGTACGTACCCACGACCTCGCAGTAGCCGTCCGGGACCGGGGCGCAGTAGCCGCTCGGCAGAGCGGCGGCCTCGGTGTGCGGAACGACTGCCTTGACCACGCGGTCCGCGATTCGGCCGATCATGCTCATGGCAACCTCCTTCATGTCTCGTATGACCGCTCCCTGGCAGGGAGCTGATTTCGACGTTAGGCGGGCGATGTACTTCTTCGATATAGGACCGGTCGCACGTCACGCCCGGGTCCTGTATCGGAAATGTGCGGACGCTCCCTACCCTCAGCGCCATGACACTCGTCGGCCGGAGCGGCCTCCCGACGGTGGCCGCGATCGTCTGCGTGGCCGCGGCGGGGGCGTGGGCGCGGCGCAGGCTGCTGGTGGTGACGGTGTCGGGCGAGAGCATGCTCCCGACCCTGGCCGAGGGGGACCGCTTCCTCGCCCGGCGGGGCACCGGGAGGCTGGCGGTCGGCGATATCGTGGTGATCGAGCCCGGTGACCTGGCACCGCTGATCGGTCGCGGACTGATGGTGAAGCGGGTCGCGGCGCTCGCCGGCGATCCGGTGCCCGTGCGCCTGCACGGCACCCGCGGGGAGTTCGACCCGTCGGCGCGGGTGCCCGAGGGGGAG
This genomic window from Actinospica robiniae DSM 44927 contains:
- a CDS encoding S26 family signal peptidase, with product MTLVGRSGLPTVAAIVCVAAAGAWARRRLLVVTVSGESMLPTLAEGDRFLARRGTGRLAVGDIVVIEPGDLAPLIGRGLMVKRVAALAGDPVPVRLHGTRGEFDPSARVPEGEMIVLGDGVRSFDSRNYGFFDRQGAVAVLFARMPRRPGVARQARFRLRSKLEGEH